The Streptomyces rimosus genomic interval GGGGAGTCTAGGAGGGCCGCTTCGGTCGTCTGTAAGGCCAATCGCGGATAAGTGGACTGGTTTGGGATACGGGTGAGGCGGCACATCGGTGCCGCGCCTGCCGTGACCGGCCGCCCGCACCGCCTCTCAGGGCGCGGTCAGCGGCTCCGCCTCGTACGCCCGGTGCAGCAGCTCCAGGAAGTCCGGTGCTTCCGGTACGGACACGGACCCGACCCGGTGTACGGCCACGCCCGGCGTCCAGGAGTTCATGACCACGGCACCGGCCAGCCCCGGCAGGTCGGCGGGGGTGACCTCCTGGACGCGCTGGGGGACGCCGAGCCGGTCCAGCTGCCGCCGGACGATGCCCATGGTGGTGCCGGTCAGTATCTCGGCCTCGGGCCAGACCACCGAGGTGCCGTCCCAGAAGGCCAGGTTCCAGATCGTCGCCTCGCTGAGACGGCCGCGGCGGTCGACGAAGGCGGCGTCGTCGAAACCCTGGCCGGCAGCCTGGCGGAGGAAGTACTTCTTGGAGACCTCGCCGACGTGCTTCACGGCCGGAAGGGCGCGCTCGTGCTCGACGGTGGTGAGCGCCAGCGGCCCCTCGGGGGCGGACGCGGCCGGGCCCGTACGGACGAGGACATCGAGCCGCACATCGGCACCGAACGCGGCGAACTCGCCCCCGGGCGCGTACACGAAGGCCAGCAGCGACACATCGTCCGGCCCGGCCTCCAACGCCGTCCGCAGGTAGGCCCGCACCTGGTCGTCCGGCACCGCCCGCCCGAACAGCTCCAGCGAAGCGGACCGCAGCCGCTCCAGGTGCAGGTCGAGGCCCCGGACCCGGCCGCCGCGCACCTGCATGGCGGTGAAGTGCGCGTAGCCCGCGAAGGCGAGCGGCGCCAGGTCGTCGGTGGTCGCGGCCTGGCCATTACGGTGAACGGCGAAAGAGGTCATGTCCTCACTCCAGCGGTACGGAATCGGAAGGGAGCGAACAGCTGTGGTCCGGCGGGTCGCGGAATGTTCGCTCCTGCACGCGACGTTAAGGGTTCACATCAATGGAAAGGTCAACCTCGGATGGGACGGGGCACATGCTGATCGGGGAGTTGTCGCGGCGTACCGGGGTCAGTCCGCGTCTGCTGCGGTACTACGAGGAGCAGGGCCTGCTGGAGGCGCGGCGCGCCCCGAACGGTTACCGCTACTACGACGAGGACACGCTCCTGACCGTCCGCCAGGTACGCGCCCTGCTGGAAGCGGGGCTCACCACCGAGGTGATCCGCGCCGTACTCCCGTGCGCCCGGGGCGAGCAGCCGAAGTTCGAGATGTGCGTCGACGTACAGGCCATCCTGAGCCAGGCCCTGGAGGCCACGGACGAGCGCATCGACGATCTCCAGCGCAGCCGCAGCACGCTGGCGGGGTACCTGGGGCAGGGGTGAACCGTCGGTGCGCGTCCGCTATGCGGGCGCGGTGTCGGCGGTGCTCACGAGGCCCTTCCCCAGGCGCGCCAGCGGCGAAAACGCCATGCACAACGGCGACAGCGACAGTCCGACGACGGCCACCAGCAGCGCGGTGCGCAGTCCCCACTGGTCGGCCAGCCGCCCGCCGAGCAGCGAACCGAGCGGGGCCAGCCCCATGCCGACGCAGTTGACCGGGGCGACGACCCGGCCCTGCACGGGCACGGGGGTGACGGCCTGCCGTACGGACATCATGGTGACGTTCACCAGCTGACTGAACGCACCGAAGAGGAAGTTGACGCCCACGAGGGCGAAGACCGTGCCGGGGCCGGAGCCGCGCAGCGCCGGCACGCAGAGCAGCACGCCGTCGGCGAGAGCCGCCGAGAGCACCAGGACGACGCCGTAGCCGTATCGCTTCGGCAGCCGCGCCGACAGCAGCGACCCCGCGACCGCCCCCGGGCCCATCGCCGCCAGCGCCAAACCGACGGCAGTGGCCGACAGGTGCAGCCCACGCGGCAAAAAGAGCAGGTAGACGGTCATCATGGCGGCGAAGAAGAACTGGAACGCGGCGGAGGCCAGGCACACGGCGCGCAGCACGGGGTGGCCGAAGACGAGCCGGAGGCCCTCGTGAATCCGGTGCCGGACGCGGGCGGGCCGCCCGACGTGTCCGGGTATCGGCTCGCGGCGGCGGATGCGGCGTATCGACAGGAAGGACAGCGCGAAGAAGATCGCGCCGGCCGCGGCGGCGAAGGGCGCCGACACCAGCGCCGCCAGCGCCCCGCCGAGCGCGGGCCCGCCGGTCTGCGCCGCGGACCGGCTGCCCTCCAGCGCGCTGTTGCCTTGCGCCAGCTGATCGGGCCTGACCAGACGTACGAGGGAGGTCTGGTACGCCACGTCGAAGAAGACGCTCAGGGCGCCGACGAAGAAGGCGGCGACGACCAGCGTCAGCATGCCGAGGACGCCGAGCAGATACGAGCCGAGGACGACGGCCAGCGCCAAGGCCCGGCCCAGGTCCGCCGCCATCATGACGTCACGGGACCGCCGGCGGTCCACCCAGGCGCCGACGAAGAGCGACAGCAGCAGAACCGGCGCTTGTTCGACCGCACGCAGCACACCGAGCCGGGTGGCGTCCGCTTCGAGTGCCAGCACGGCGATGAGCGGCAGCACCACCTGAGTGGTGCGCTCCCCGAACTGGGAGGCGGCCTGGCCTGCCCAGAGACTGCGGAAATCACGGTCGCGCCACAGACTCGGCGCACCGGGCATGTCCGCTCCTCAGGGTCGCGTGCCCAGGGAGGCTAACCGCCGCCCGCGCGCCGGGGGAAACGTTTTTCGACGGGTCAGGGCCGCAGGTGAGCCGCTCGGCGAGCTCCTCCCGAGCATCACGATGTCGTCGGCGTGGTCGGCGGCGGTTCGTACACCGCTGACCAGCATTTTTCCGTGGCCGGGAGCAATCCGCGCCGGTGCCGGACGGGCGTGTCCGGCCACGAGCCTTGTCAGCCGAACAGTTCCGATATATCGTTGAAGCATCGCGAACGATCAGAGTGATGTCGCGAGTGATCAAAGATGCTATGCCGACAAGACGGCAAGAAAACGAGAAAGGAGCGTTGTCATGCGTTCCCACGGACATGAACAGCACGGACACGGCCGGCGGGGCGGCTGGGGCGACCACGAAGGACGGTTCGAGGGGCGGCGCGCCGCGTTCGGACCGTTCGGGCCCCCCTTCGGCGGCCCGCCGTTCGGCGGCCGGGGCCGCGGCGGCGGGCCGCGCGGCCGGGCCCGGCGCGGCGATGTGCGCGCCTCGATCCTGGCCCTGCTGAAGGACCGGCCGATGCACGGATACGAGATGATCCAGGAGATCGCCGAGCGCAGTGGCGGCACCTGGAAGCCGAGCCCCGGCTCGGTGTACCCCACCCTCCAGCTCCTGGAGGACGAGGGGCTGATCAGCAGCGCCAGCGAGGGCGGCAAGAAGCTCTTCTCGCTCACCGAGGCCGGACGGGCGGAGGCGGAGAACGTCGCCGACGCCCCCTGGGAAGAGGCCGGCCGCGGCGTCGACTGGGAGGCCATGAATGAGATCCGCAAGGCGGGTGGCGGCCTGATCGAGGCGTTCCGCCAGGTGTGGGCCACCGGTACGCCCGAGCAGCGGGAGAAGGCCATCGCGGTGGTCAACAAGGCCCGCAAGGAGCTGTACCTGATCCTCGCCGAGGATGAGTGATCCCCTCGCCGTCCGCCGCACCGCGGTGAGGCGTGACGATGGCGAGTGAGCGTGCCCGGGGCCGTGGCCGGAGACATTCCGGCCCCGGCCCCTTCGCATGCCGTCCCTCCTCCGCAAGGAGGAGACCGCTCGAAGCGGCGCCCAACCACGGGTGGATGCGCAAATGCTTCCCGCCGGGGATGTTCCGGGCGACAGTGGCTGGTGGGGTGGGGACTGTGCAAAACCGTACTGCGTACAACAGCGGAGGAGGATCTCCGTACGAGGACCTCGAAACGCAGCTCACCGTCGAGCTGACGTCGGTGGTCTCGGCCGCCCGCAGGCGGGCCACGCGGGACGGTGATCGCCAGGTGGACACCGCCCACCTGCTGCACGGACTCCTGGAGTCGGACCCGTCGGTACGGGCCGCGTTCGACGGCGGGCCGCAGGTCGCCCGGCTGCTCGGCTATCTCGTCCAGCGCAGCATCGGCTACGGACTCCAGTGGCACGGCACGGTCGAGGACTCCGGCGCGGTCCCGGTGGTGACCGAGGGGGCCGTACCGGGCTGGTCGCCCGCGGCGGCGGCTGCCCTGGACGGCGCACTCGACCGCGCGCACGCCCGGTACGCGACCCACGCCACCTGTCTCGACCTCCTCGCGGCCCTCGTGGACGACCCCGAGTCGCGCGCCGTCGAGGTGCTGCGCCGGGCCTCGGTCGACACCGTACGGCTGGCCGCCCGGCTGGACGGGGAGCGCTCCGGGCAGGACTGACCGGGCCGGTATCACCGGGCAGGCGTGACCGACCAGGAATGACAGGCCCAACAGGGGTGACGCTGCTGACGGCTCCTGTCATGATGTGCCGATGCGCGTGACTACGGGGGATCAGGCCGGGGCTCAGGCCGTCTCGGCGGCGGAAGGGGACTGGGGGCAGCCCGGGAGCCCGGAGAAACCGGCGCCCGATGGTGGCCCCGCGCGGGCCCGGAACCTCGGTCTCCTCCTGGCGCTGATATCCGCCTTCGCCTTCGGCGGTTCCGGCGTGGCCGCCAAGCCCCTGATCTCGGCGGGACTCGAACCGCTGCAGGTCACCTGGCTGCGCGTCGCGGGCGCCGCGCTCGTCATGCTGCCCGTCACCTGGCGGCACCGGCGCCTGCTGCTCCGCCGCCCCGCCCTCCTCCTCGGCTTCGGCCTGCTCGCGGTCGCGGGCGTGCAGGCGTGCTACTTCGCCGCGCTGTCCCGTATCCCCGTCGGCGTCGCGCTGCTCATCGAATACCTCGCGCCCGCACTGGTGCTCGGCTGGGTCCGGTTCGTCCAGCGCAAGCCGGTCACCCGGGCCGCCGCCGTCGGCGTCGTCCTGGCGGTCGGCGGTCTGGCCTGCGTGGTCGAGGTGTGGTCGGGGCTGAGTTTCGACCCGGTCGGACTCGTCCTGGCCCTCGGCGCCGCCTGCTGCCAGGTCGGCTACTTCGTACTCTCCGACCACGGCAGTGAGGGCGAGGACGCGGCGGACCCGCTCGGCGTGATCGCGTACGGACTGCTGATCGGCGCGGTGCTGCTGACCGTGGTCGCGCGGCCCTGGGAGATGGACTGGGCGGTGCTCGGCGGCAGTACGGACATGGCCGGGACCCGGGTGCCCGCGGTCCTGCTGCTCGGCTGGATCGTGCTGATCGCCACCGTGCTGGCGTATCTCACCGGCATCCTGTCCGTGCGCCGGCTCTCCCCGCAGGTGGCGGGCGTGGTGGCGTGTCTGGAGGCGGTCATCGCGACCGTGCTGGCCTGGGTGCTGCTCGACGAGCACCTGACCGCGCCGCAGACCGTGGGCGGGGCGGTCGTCCTGGCCGGCGCGTTCATCGCACAGTCCGCGACTCCGAAGGGGGACGGGGCGGAGGGGGCGGGCGGGTCCGCGGCCGGAGGCTCCTCGGTGGACGCCCCGACGCCGGACCGCACCTCGTATCGCTGATCCCGCCGGCACGCGTCCGGCATCCGGCCCGGCCTTGTCGGCCGGTCGGCCCGCCGCATAAGGTGCCGATCATGCATGCGACCGTGCTGCCCCCTCCCGCCGCCTAGCGCGGGCGGCGGCCTCCGAGGAAGTACCGGTCCGGGGCGGTTCCCGGACAGGTCGTCGCTGCCCGCATACGGGATCACGCGACCATTTCACGGCGCTCGGCGCCGTCCCGGAACTCCCGGAGAAGCACAGTCATGCATGGTGTCTCTTCCCCTGCCCTGCCCGTGGGCCGGGGCCTGTTGTACGTGACCTTCGCCGCGACCGCCTGGGGTACGGCGGGCGCGGCCGCCGCCCTCCTCTACCGCAGCAGCGGCCTGGGCCCCCTCGCACTCACCTTCTGGCGTACCGCGGGCGGCCTCGTGCTGCTGCTGGCCGCACGGGCGGTGCTCCGCCGTCGTACCGGCAGCGCGGTTTCTTCCCTAAGCCGCGGTACGGCCGCGTCCCCTGACCCGCTGTGGCGCCGCGCCGGGCGGATCGCCCTTACGGGGAGCGCGCTGGCCGTCTTCCAGGCCGCGTACTTCGCGGCCGTCGAGGACACCGGACTGGCCGTCGGCACGGTCGTGACCATGGGGGCCGGCCCCGTCCTCATCGCGCTCGGCGCGCGGCTGACCATGGGCGAACGGCTCGGTGCCGGTGGTGTCCTGGCGGTCGTGGGCGCCCTGTGCGGACTGGCGGTGCTGGTCCTCGGGGGCGGCGATTCCGGTACGGTGCGGCCCGCCGGGGTCGCCCTGGCGCTGCTCTCCGCCGCCGGCTGCGCCGTGATGACGCTGACCACCCGCCGCCTGGGCCGGGCCGGAGGCACAGCCGATCCGTACGGTCCGACCATCAGGGCCTTCGCCGTCGGCGCGCTCTGCCTCCTGCCGCCGGCCGCGGCCGAAGGACTGTGGCCGCAGGCGCACGACCTGGGCCGCAGCCTGCTGCTGATGGGCTACATCGCCGCCGTGCCGACGGCGTTGGGCTACGGCCTGTACTTCGCGGGGCTGGCGGCCGTCCGCGCCGCCACGGCCTCGGTGATTTCGCTGGTCGAGCCGGTGTCCGCGGCGGTGATCGCGGTGCTCGTCCTCGGTGAGGAGATGACGGCGGGCACGGTTGTCGGGACGTGCGTGCTGCTCGCGGCCGTCGCGGGTCTGGCTGTATCGGAGGCGCGGGGCGCGGTGGCGGACCGTACGGCCGCACCGGAGCCGGTGACGGCGCGCTGATCCGACCAGGGGGAGGCCGCTCGGCCTCCCCCACGGGCCCGTCGGCGCCGTCAGCTCCGCCCGGCCCCCAGCCTTCGCTGCTGATGGGCGCGCGCTTGGGCGTCGCGGGGCGCGTCCCGCTCGGCCAGGCGCGCCGAGATGCGCTGCTGTACGGCCTCGGTCCGCTTGCCCGCGTACTTGAACTTGGCGCGTACGTCCGTCACTTCCAGCCGGAGCCCCCGGATGCCGGGCAGCTGGCGTCCGTACGGCGGGCCGTCCGCGGTGACCGGCGCCGAGCCGCCCTCGGGCTGGAAGTGCCCTATCTGGCGTTCCAGTAGAGCGGCCTTCTCCTGCGGGTCGTCCACGATGTGGGCGGTGCAGGTGAGTTGTACGGCGGCGTAGAAGCTGGTGGGCACGCCGTGCTCGGGCGGGTCCTCTTCGGCGGCCTGCCACGGCCCGGGTATGAACACGTAGTCGTCCACCACGCTCAGCAGTACGGTCGGGGCGGCCTCCAGAGCCCGCCATATCGGGTTGGGGCGGGCGAGGTGGGTGACGGCTTCGCGGCGGGCCGGGGCGTAGGCGAAGTGCAGGGGCTGGACGAGGGGCGGGGCGCCCGCCGGCCCGTTGACGGCGAGCTGGCCGAAGTCGTGCCCGGCCAGCCAGTCCTGCCACTCGGCGTCGTCGGTGGGGGCGTCCCACGGGTGGATCAGCATGCCGCCCTCCTTCAGCGCGCGGAGAGGTACGCGGGTTCGGCGATGCCGGGGGCCAGGGAATCGGCCGGTACGGGGGCTCCGTACACGGGGGAGACAGGCAGGACGCCGCTCCAGTAGGGGAGCGTCTCGTCCTCGGGCTCGTCGTTCGGGCCGCCGGTGCGGACCTTGGCGGAGACCTCTTCCAGGTCGAGGCGTATGACGGCGGTGGCGGCCAGTTCCTTGGCGTTCGCGGGCCGGGAGTCGGCCGCGCGGCCGGGCAGGACGTGGTCGACCAGGGCGTCGAGCGCGGCGGTCTTCTCGTCCGGGTCGGTGACCTGGTACGCGGTGCCGTGGACGACGACGCTGCGGTAGTTGATCGAGTGGTGGAAAGCGGACTTGGCCAGGACCAGGCCGTCGACGTGGGTGACCGTGACGCACACGGGCAGCCCCGGCCCGGCCGGCTCCCCGGCCATCCGCAGCGGACGCGAGCCGGTCGATCCGTGCAGGTAGAGGCGGTTGCCGACGCGGCCGTACAGCGTGGGCAGGACGACCGGGGCGCCGTCGCGGACGAATCCGAGGTGGCAGACGTACCCCGCGTCGAGGATCGCGTGCACGGTCGTGTGGTCGTAGCCGGCGCGCTCCCGGGCGCGGGTCGGCACGGTGCGCTCCGTCCGGGCGAAGGAAGGGCCCTGGGCCTGGGGCATTGCGAACTCCATTGCACTAGTACATAATGAGCTTTGTGCTAGGAGAGTATCGGATCGAAGGGCGGCGCGCATCGGAGATTGCCGCCAGCGTCGAGCGAGCCATCGGTGCGGGCGAGCTCCAACCGGGCGAAGTCCTGCCCCCCATGCGGCAGTTGGCCGTCTACCTCGAAGTCAATCCCAATACGGTCGCGTCCGCGTACCGGACCCTGCGGGACCGCGGCGTGATCGAGACGGCCGGCCGCCGGGGCAGCCGGGTGCGTCAGCGCCCGGCGAGCACCGCACGGGAAGCGGCGCTGGGCCCTGTGCCGCCCGGCGTGCGTGACGCGTCGGACGGCAACCCCGACCCCGCCCTGCTGCCCGCCCTCGGTGAGGCGCTCGCCGCGGCCGCCGCCCGCAGCGCGCGGCGGCCCACGCTGTACGGCGCCCCCACGGTCGCCACGGAGCTGGAACGGCTGGCCCGCGCCGCCTTCGAGGCCGACGGGGTGCCGAGCGGCGCCATAGCCGTCACCTCGGGCGCGCTGGACGCGATGGAGCGCGTGCTCGGCGCGCATCTCCGCCCCGGCGACGCGGTCGCCGTAGAGGACCCGGGCTGGGGGAGCCTGCTGGACCTCATTCCCGGACTCGGGCTGCGGGTCGTGCCGGTCGCGGTGGACGACGACGGCCCGCTGCCCGAGCAGGTCGGCCGTGCGATACGCGAGGGCGCGCGGGCGCTGGTCGTCACGGACCGGGCGCAGAACCCGACCGGCGCGGTGCTCGGCGCCGAGCGCTCCCGGGAGTTGCGGCAGGTCCTGGCGGACCACCGGGACGTGCTGCTCATCGAGGACGACCACGGCCACGACATCGTCGACCTCCCGCTGCACCCGCTCGCCGCGGCCACCGACCACTGGGCGCTCATCCGCTCCACGGCCAAGGCGTACGGCCCCGACCTGCGGCTCGCCGTGCTGACCGGCGATGCCGTGACCGTGGACCGGGTGCGCGGGCGCCAGCGGCTCGGTCCCGGCTGGGTGAGCCATCTGCTCCAGGACGCGGTGGTGCACCTGTGGCGTACGGGAGCGGTGGACCCGAAAGCGGTCGCCGACGCCTACGGCAGGCGCCGGGACGCCCTGATCGACGCTCTGGCGGACCGCGGCGTCCGAGCGTGCGGGCGCAGCGGGATGAACGTATGGATTCCGGTGCCCGACGAAACCGGCGCGGTCGCCCGCCTGCTGCACGCGGGCTGGGCCGTAGCACCCGGCGCCCGCTTCCGCCTGCACTCGCCACCCGGCATACGCGTCACGATCTCCGGCCTCGCGGAACACGAACTGCCGGAACTGGCGGACGCCATCGCCACCGCCGTCGCGCCGAAGGAGGCACGCCGGTACGACTGATGCTGCTGGAGGGCGTAGGCATACGGCCGTGGGAGGGGGAACGATGCTGATTACGATCGCACGATGCCTGATCAGAGCTTTCTTGTCTATGGTCCTCGGGTGGCCATCCGTCATATCTCCTTCGAGGACCGGGAGGAGATCGCGGCCCTCGACCGGGAGAGCGCCGCGCTGCACCGCCCGTGGGTCCCCGCTAGGGCCACCACGCCGGACGCCTTCCGTGAGTACGTCGCCAGGTTCGACCGGCCCACCCACGAAGGGTTCGTCGTCTGCCTGCGGGCCAATGGCGCGATCGTCGGCGGCATCAACATCAACAACATCGTGCGGGGCGGTATCCAGAGCGGCGCCCTCGGCTATGTCGCCTACGCGTCCACCACCGGGCGCGGCTATATGACCGAAGGGCTGCGCCTCGTCGTCGAGTACGCCTTCACCGCACTGGGGCTGCACCGGCTGGAGGCCAACATCCAGCCGGGCAACACCGCGTCCGTCAGGCTCGTCGAACGGCTCGGCTTCCTGCGCGAGGGCTACTCCCCGCGCTTCCAGTACGTGGACGGTGCCTGGCGCGACCACGAACGCTGGGCGATCACCGCCGAGACGACCGGTCACGCCGCCGCGGACGGCTCTGCGTGAGGGCCGCGCCGGCCAGGACGATCAACGCGCCGACGGGAGTGTTCCAGCTGAGCGGTTCGCCGAGCAGCGCGACACCCGCCGCGGTGGCGATCACCGGCACGAAGTAGGTGACCATCTGGGCGGTGGTGGGGCCCACCTCCGCCACCAGCCCGTACTGCAACAGGAACGCGAAGCCGGTGCCCAGGGCGCCGAGCGCGACCACCGCCAGCAGGGGCACGACGGGAAACGAGACCGGAACGGAGGTGAAGAGCGCGGTCACCACCCCGACCTGGGCGGTGGCGAGGAGCATCTGGGTGCCGGAGAGGGCGACATTGGAGTCCTTGGCCCCGGCGAGCGTACGCCGGACGTAGATCCAGCCGACCGGGTAGCACAGCGACGCGCCCAGGGCCATCGCCGTACCCGCCGGATCCGTGCCGGAGAAGCCCTGCCAGGCGCCGAGCACGGTCAGCACACCCAGGAAGCCGAGCCCGAGGCCCGCGACCCGGCGGCGGGTGGGCCGGTCCTCGGAGAGGGCGACCAGCGACAGCGCCATGCCCCACAGCGGAGAACTGGCGTTGCAGATGCCGGCCAGCGTGGAGGGGATGGTCAGCTCGGCGTAGGCGAACAGGGAGAAGGGCAGGGCGTTGAGGAAGAACGCGGCGACCGTGAGATGACCCCAGGTCCGCGCGGAGCGGGGCAGCCGCTCACGCTTGGCCACCAGTACGGCGACGAGCACCACCGAACCGAACGCCAGCCGCCCGAAGGTGACCTGGAGCGGCGCGTACCCCTGCGTGCCGACCTTGATGAAGAGAAAGCTGAAGCCCCAGACGAGGCACAGGACGCCGAACCGCAGCCGCCAGTCGAGCGCCCGGCGCCGCGCGCCCCGCGACGCGGGGGAAGGGGAGGGGGAGGCGGTGGTGGGGACCGCGGGGGCGGCAGCCGGGCCGGCCGGGGAAGGGGTGGTGGTGCTCATGGCCTCTACGATGGTGCTCGCCTCTTCGTAGAACAAGCGAGATTTTATGGGAGGCACCGCTTAGCATCGCTTACATGTTGAACCTCGATCGTCTGCGCACCCTGAGCGCGGTGGCCCGGCACGGCTCGGTGAGCGCGGCGGCGGAAGGGCTGCACGTCACCACCTCCGCCGTGTCCCAGCAGCTCGCCAAGCTGGAGCGGGAGACGGGCCAGCAACTGCTGGCCAAGAACGGGCGCGGCGTACGGCTCACCGACGCCGGCCGGCTGCTGGCCGATCACGCCGTGCGGATCCTCTCGCAGGTCGAGCTGGCCCAGGCCGACCTGGAGGCGCACCGCGGGCAGGCCGTCGGCGAGCTGCGGCTCGGCGCCTTCCCCACCGCGGCGCGCGGCCTGTTCCCCGGAGCGCTGGCCCGGCTCCGCGTCGACCACCCCCAACTCCGGCCGCGGCTCACGGAGATGGAGCCGGACGCCTCGGTACGCGGCGTGGTGCGCGGCGACATCGACCTGGGCGTCGTCCTGGACTGGCACAACCGGCCGCTCTCGCTCCCCGAGGGCCTGGCGAAGGCGCCGATCCTGGACGACCCGGCCGACGTGGCCATGCCGGCCGATCACCCCCTGGCCCGGCGCCGCTCGGTCGTCCTGGAGGACTTCGCCGACGACGAGTGGATCTCCTGGCCGCAGGGCGAGTTCTGCCACGACTGGCTGATGTTCACCCTGCGCGGCCAGGGCATCGAGCCGCGCCTCTCACACATGGCGGAGGAGCACCACACCCAACTTGCGCTGATCGAGGCCGGGTTGGGTGTCGCGGTGGCGCCCCGCCTGGGGCGCGGGCCGGTGCCCGCCGGGGTGAGCGTGGTGCCCGTACGGC includes:
- a CDS encoding LysR family transcriptional regulator, which translates into the protein MLNLDRLRTLSAVARHGSVSAAAEGLHVTTSAVSQQLAKLERETGQQLLAKNGRGVRLTDAGRLLADHAVRILSQVELAQADLEAHRGQAVGELRLGAFPTAARGLFPGALARLRVDHPQLRPRLTEMEPDASVRGVVRGDIDLGVVLDWHNRPLSLPEGLAKAPILDDPADVAMPADHPLARRRSVVLEDFADDEWISWPQGEFCHDWLMFTLRGQGIEPRLSHMAEEHHTQLALIEAGLGVAVAPRLGRGPVPAGVSVVPVRHTMRRHVYAIWRADADRRPSIRAAVTALQEAGKEVEGR